Below is a genomic region from Citrobacter tructae.
GCTGGTCGAGCCCAGCATGACAACAGGACGTTGGTACTGCGGGCCACGGCAGATCTTCTCAACAATAAAAAGCAGCGTGATGGCAGAGCCAATCGGTAACGGCAGATAGTTTTGTCCGGCGCTTAACAGCGGGAATTCCGCCACCGGCTGTTCCCACAGCTCAAGGCACAGCGTGGTGCCGTACCAGAGAATGAACAGACTTATTGCCGTCAGCATGATATCGGCGACAATAAAGCAGTAACGGCGGGCGGTTTCACCCAGACGATCGGTCACCATGCTTACCGCGATATGTGAACCCGCACGGTAACTCACCGCTGCACCAATAAAGGTGAATGTCACCATACAGAGAATAGCGACGGGCTCAGGCCAGGACAGAGCATTATTCAGGACATAACGTGCAAATATCCCAA
It encodes:
- a CDS encoding TRAP transporter small permease; translation: MGEYYSSVMDFFYRVSMWVAGVALLVMVAIIPIGIFARYVLNNALSWPEPVAILCMVTFTFIGAAVSYRAGSHIAVSMVTDRLGETARRYCFIVADIMLTAISLFILWYGTTLCLELWEQPVAEFPLLSAGQNYLPLPIGSAITLLFIVEKICRGPQYQRPVVMLGSTS